The Thermus brockianus genome window below encodes:
- a CDS encoding ABC transporter ATP-binding protein yields MEALRLEGVGKRYGRKPVLQGVSLQVAPGEVYALAGPNGSGKTTLIRLVTGLAFPTEGRAFLLGEDVHQSPSARRHLGAVVEAPAAFYPYLTGRENLRLQAYLAGVREESRIGEVLARLRLLSVADQKVGSYSLGQRQRLGLAAAILHRPKVLVLDEPTSGLDPEGVELVHGLLRELSREGVAVLLSTHHLQEVSQYAHKVGILGGGRLLDEVALNGREVYRLEAHPPEGALALLKTLPQVAQARLQGGAILFEGNPEAALQALLQEGYRVKALYPERFDLLTYYQERVKHA; encoded by the coding sequence ATGGAAGCCCTGAGGCTAGAGGGCGTGGGCAAACGCTACGGCCGCAAGCCCGTGCTGCAAGGGGTGAGCCTCCAGGTGGCCCCAGGGGAGGTCTACGCCCTGGCAGGCCCCAACGGCTCGGGCAAGACCACCTTGATCCGCCTGGTGACGGGCCTAGCCTTCCCCACGGAAGGCCGGGCGTTTCTCCTGGGGGAGGACGTGCACCAGAGCCCCTCGGCCAGGCGCCACCTGGGGGCGGTGGTGGAGGCCCCGGCGGCCTTCTACCCTTACCTCACGGGGCGGGAAAACCTCCGCTTGCAGGCCTACTTGGCCGGGGTTAGGGAGGAAAGCCGCATCGGCGAGGTGCTGGCCCGCCTAAGGCTGCTTTCGGTGGCGGACCAGAAGGTGGGGAGTTACTCCCTCGGCCAAAGGCAACGCTTGGGCCTGGCGGCGGCCATCCTCCACCGGCCCAAGGTCCTGGTCCTGGACGAGCCCACAAGCGGCCTGGACCCCGAGGGGGTGGAACTGGTCCACGGGCTCTTAAGGGAGCTTTCCCGGGAAGGGGTGGCGGTCCTCCTCTCCACCCACCACCTGCAGGAGGTGAGCCAGTACGCCCACAAGGTGGGGATCCTGGGCGGGGGAAGGCTTTTGGACGAGGTGGCCCTAAATGGGCGGGAGGTGTACCGCCTCGAGGCCCACCCCCCGGAAGGGGCCCTGGCCCTCCTCAAAACCCTTCCCCAGGTGGCCCAGGCCCGGCTCCAGGGAGGGGCCATCCTCTTTGAGGGGAACCCCGAAGCGGCGCTCCAAGCCCTCCTCCAAGAGGGCTACCGGGTAAAGGCCCTCTATCCCGAACGGTTTGACCTCCTCACCTACTACCAGGAGCGGGTGAAGCATGCTTAG
- a CDS encoding ABC transporter permease: MLRLFVFELYKLFRLRSVALGLLFAFLLPFLWALAPGLKEVYGLVLASGWQVVSLSLLAGMEFLFPFLVVMAASESLGSEVAQGTLKTLLLRPLPRSLLLLSKLFATLLYPFVLLGASFLGSLLAGLPHGLGPFFGGTGLGAGGFAGVGLLTPGEALKELLRAHLLAGAVLVPLAALALLYGTLFLSTTASALAAVATLLLMRLLVAFPALTPFLLTTYLDLHLRPEAAGLGLSLLLIYTLGFAFLAALLFERKDL; this comes from the coding sequence ATGCTTAGGCTCTTTGTCTTTGAACTTTACAAGCTCTTCCGCTTGCGTTCCGTGGCCCTGGGGCTCCTTTTCGCCTTCCTCCTCCCCTTCCTCTGGGCCCTGGCCCCCGGGCTTAAGGAGGTCTATGGCCTCGTCCTAGCCTCGGGGTGGCAGGTGGTGTCCCTAAGCCTCCTCGCCGGGATGGAGTTCCTCTTCCCCTTCCTGGTGGTCATGGCGGCGAGCGAGTCCTTGGGAAGCGAGGTGGCCCAGGGCACCCTAAAAACCCTCCTCCTAAGGCCCTTGCCCCGAAGCCTCCTCCTCTTAAGCAAGCTTTTCGCCACGCTCCTTTACCCTTTCGTGCTCCTGGGGGCCAGCTTCCTCGGAAGCCTCCTTGCCGGCCTACCCCACGGGCTTGGCCCCTTTTTTGGCGGCACGGGCCTGGGGGCAGGGGGCTTCGCCGGGGTGGGGCTCCTCACCCCCGGGGAGGCGCTAAAGGAGCTCTTGCGGGCGCACCTCCTGGCGGGGGCGGTGCTCGTGCCCCTCGCCGCCCTGGCCCTCCTCTACGGGACCCTTTTCCTCTCCACCACGGCAAGCGCCCTGGCGGCGGTGGCCACCCTCCTCCTCATGCGCCTCCTCGTGGCCTTTCCCGCCCTTACGCCCTTCCTCCTCACCACCTACCTGGACCTCCACCTAAGGCCCGAGGCGGCGGGGCTTGGGCTCTCCCTCCTCCTCATCTATACCCTGGGCTTCGCCTTCCTGGCAGCCCTTCTCTTTGAACGAAAGGACCTCTAG
- a CDS encoding aminopeptidase, translating to MEARFAELLAGYCLEAGPGETVLVEAETPALPLIPPLKRALLARGAYPLIRLVYPGEERDFLLHGGVWLERIPEAEWALYEKADKFLRILSAENPLEGASLDPELALRQRRAWRPLQEIRLRKRWTLTLYPTVGYAVGAGMGTEEFRAYLERALFLDREDPIAAWKALSRFQEALIQRLSRGKELRILAPGTDLTLSVAGRVWVNSDGKRNMPSGEVFTGPVEDSAQGEVRFNLPAFVGGRRVEGVYLRFEGGEVVEARAEVGEDYLLRALATDAGARRLGEVGIGTNFGLTRPTGLILLDEKMGGTVHLALGQSYPETGGKNQSALHWDLVLSLKEGKLLLDGEPLLSEGRFLEG from the coding sequence GTGGAGGCGCGTTTTGCCGAGCTTTTGGCGGGGTACTGCCTCGAGGCGGGCCCCGGCGAGACCGTTCTGGTGGAGGCGGAAACCCCGGCCCTTCCCCTCATCCCTCCCCTGAAGCGGGCCCTCCTCGCCCGGGGGGCCTACCCCCTGATCCGCCTGGTCTACCCCGGGGAGGAACGGGACTTCCTCCTCCATGGGGGGGTGTGGCTGGAGAGGATCCCCGAGGCCGAGTGGGCCCTCTACGAGAAGGCGGACAAGTTCTTGCGGATCCTTTCGGCGGAAAACCCCCTGGAGGGGGCCAGCCTGGACCCGGAGCTTGCCCTGCGCCAAAGGCGGGCCTGGCGGCCCTTGCAGGAGATCCGCCTGAGGAAGCGCTGGACCCTCACCCTCTACCCCACCGTGGGCTACGCCGTGGGGGCGGGGATGGGCACGGAGGAGTTTAGGGCTTACCTGGAGCGGGCCCTCTTCCTGGACCGGGAGGACCCCATCGCCGCCTGGAAAGCCCTTTCCCGCTTCCAGGAGGCCCTCATCCAGAGGCTTTCGCGGGGGAAGGAGCTCCGCATCCTGGCCCCGGGCACGGACCTAACCCTTTCCGTGGCGGGGAGGGTTTGGGTGAACTCCGACGGGAAGCGGAACATGCCCTCGGGGGAGGTCTTCACGGGTCCAGTGGAGGACAGCGCCCAAGGGGAGGTGCGCTTCAACCTCCCCGCCTTCGTGGGGGGCAGGCGGGTGGAAGGCGTCTACCTCCGCTTTGAGGGGGGAGAGGTGGTGGAGGCCCGGGCGGAGGTGGGGGAGGACTACCTGCTCCGCGCCCTGGCCACGGATGCGGGGGCGAGGCGGCTTGGGGAGGTGGGGATCGGCACCAACTTCGGCCTTACCCGGCCCACGGGCCTCATCCTCCTGGACGAGAAGATGGGGGGCACGGTCCACCTGGCCTTGGGCCAAAGCTACCCGGAAACGGGCGGGAAAAACCAAAGCGCCCTCCACTGGGACCTGGTGCTTTCCCTAAAGGAGGGAAAGCTCCTTCTAGATGGTGAGCCGCTTCTCTCCGAGGGCCGCTTCCTGGAGGGCTAG
- a CDS encoding E3 binding domain-containing protein, translated as MEEPKITPLARRLAEENGIDWRRLQGTGPDGTIVERDILAFLAKVMAGEVDLPPMPEEPPPVLPEEDLKRAQEALGREGVDLSELLPEPSKTPTVQLEELEEEALELEPVLEEMDLELDLEDEALLAEEPPPPVPEEDLALLPEETLEPPKPSPLDEELAALLAEEPSQEKPAESTPSALEEELATFLAEEEPLPETLLEEDFLAEETTPPPTEPAPPPLAPVPTPAPSGAVSAAPIPATPALLRVHRRRFDPTELQKALEAFARAHGVPQDPLPFLLRGAERALAELELPLRALLGHVEGERVWGVKPLGGFLTLFRQEGGEEGEGLLCFVGEEEVHTGRPSLFLSPEGVLAASGLEAPVARKLLERVALYLENPVLLLA; from the coding sequence ATGGAAGAACCCAAGATCACGCCCCTGGCAAGGCGGCTCGCCGAGGAGAACGGCATAGACTGGCGCCGCCTCCAAGGCACGGGCCCCGACGGCACCATCGTGGAGCGGGACATCCTGGCCTTCTTGGCCAAGGTGATGGCGGGAGAAGTGGACCTGCCCCCCATGCCGGAAGAACCGCCCCCCGTCTTGCCGGAAGAGGACCTAAAGCGGGCCCAAGAAGCCTTGGGGAGGGAAGGGGTGGACCTCTCGGAACTCCTCCCCGAGCCTTCCAAAACCCCCACGGTGCAGCTAGAAGAGCTGGAAGAGGAAGCCCTGGAGCTGGAGCCGGTCCTGGAGGAGATGGACCTGGAGCTGGACCTGGAGGATGAGGCCCTCCTGGCAGAGGAACCCCCGCCTCCTGTTCCTGAAGAGGACCTGGCCCTTCTCCCGGAGGAAACCCTAGAACCCCCTAAGCCAAGCCCCCTGGACGAGGAGCTCGCCGCCCTCCTGGCCGAGGAACCCTCCCAGGAAAAGCCGGCGGAGAGCACCCCAAGCGCCCTAGAGGAAGAGCTGGCCACCTTCCTGGCCGAGGAAGAACCCCTCCCCGAAACGCTTTTGGAGGAGGACTTCCTGGCCGAGGAAACCACCCCACCGCCCACCGAACCCGCACCCCCTCCCCTGGCCCCCGTCCCCACCCCCGCGCCCAGCGGGGCCGTCTCGGCGGCCCCCATCCCGGCAACGCCCGCCCTCCTCAGGGTCCACCGCCGCCGGTTTGACCCCACCGAGCTGCAAAAGGCCCTCGAGGCCTTCGCCCGCGCCCACGGGGTACCCCAAGACCCCCTGCCCTTCCTCCTTAGGGGTGCGGAAAGGGCCTTGGCGGAGCTGGAACTTCCCTTGAGGGCCCTGCTGGGCCATGTGGAAGGGGAAAGGGTCTGGGGCGTGAAGCCTCTAGGCGGCTTCCTCACCCTTTTCCGCCAGGAAGGGGGCGAAGAGGGAGAGGGCCTCCTCTGCTTCGTCGGGGAAGAGGAGGTCCACACGGGCCGGCCAAGCCTCTTTCTCTCCCCGGAAGGGGTCCTCGCCGCCTCGGGCCTGGAAGCCCCCGTGGCCCGGAAGCTTCTGGAGAGGGTAGCCCTTTACCTGGAAAACCCCGTGCTCCTCTTGGCCTAA
- a CDS encoding NAD(P)(+) transhydrogenase (Re/Si-specific) subunit beta produces the protein MDLIQAAYFVVAILFIVGLKRMAHPTTAKSGIVWAGWGMVLAVLATFFWPEMGNFGLMLLALALGSVVAWWAAVKVAMTDMPQMVAIYNGMGGGAAATIAAVELLKGAFESPGLMALAILGGLIGSVAFTGSLIAFAKLQGIMRSRPILFPGQKAVNALVLLFTVVLGFSLLWNDPTLSIVLFFLLALLFGVLMTLPIGGGDMPVAISFYNAFTGMAVGFEGFAVGNPALMVAGTLVGAAGTLLTVLMARAMNRSVWSVLVGGFGVEQEAGEVKGSLKPIDVEDAAVMLAYANKVVFVPGYGMALSQAQHKVKELADLLESRGVEVKFAIHPVAGRMPGHMNVLLAEAGVDYDKLKDLEEINPEFPTVDVAVVIGANDVVNPAARRPGSPLYGMPILDVDKAKNVIVIKRGQGKGFAGVENELFYADNTRMLYGDAQQVLTHLTQALKKL, from the coding sequence ATGGACCTCATCCAGGCAGCCTACTTCGTGGTGGCCATCCTCTTCATCGTGGGGCTTAAGCGCATGGCCCACCCCACCACCGCCAAAAGCGGCATCGTCTGGGCGGGATGGGGCATGGTGCTGGCCGTCTTGGCCACCTTCTTCTGGCCGGAGATGGGCAACTTCGGCCTCATGCTCCTGGCCTTGGCGCTGGGCTCGGTGGTGGCCTGGTGGGCGGCGGTGAAGGTGGCCATGACGGACATGCCCCAGATGGTGGCCATCTACAACGGCATGGGCGGGGGTGCCGCCGCCACCATCGCCGCGGTGGAGCTTCTCAAGGGGGCCTTTGAGAGCCCGGGGCTCATGGCCTTGGCCATCCTGGGCGGGCTCATCGGCTCGGTGGCCTTCACGGGAAGCCTCATCGCCTTCGCCAAGCTTCAGGGCATCATGCGAAGCCGCCCCATCCTCTTCCCAGGGCAGAAGGCGGTGAACGCCCTGGTCCTTCTGTTCACGGTGGTCTTGGGCTTTTCCCTCCTCTGGAACGACCCTACCCTTAGCATCGTCCTCTTCTTCCTCCTCGCCCTTCTTTTCGGCGTGCTCATGACGCTTCCCATCGGCGGCGGGGACATGCCCGTGGCCATCTCCTTCTACAACGCCTTTACCGGCATGGCCGTGGGCTTTGAGGGCTTCGCCGTGGGCAACCCGGCCCTGATGGTGGCCGGCACCCTGGTGGGGGCGGCGGGTACCCTCCTCACCGTGCTCATGGCCCGGGCCATGAACCGCTCGGTGTGGAGCGTGCTGGTGGGGGGCTTTGGCGTGGAGCAGGAGGCGGGGGAGGTCAAGGGAAGCCTGAAGCCCATTGACGTGGAGGACGCCGCCGTCATGCTGGCCTACGCCAACAAGGTGGTCTTCGTGCCCGGGTACGGCATGGCCCTCTCCCAGGCCCAGCACAAGGTGAAGGAGCTCGCCGACCTCTTGGAAAGCCGGGGCGTGGAGGTGAAGTTCGCCATCCACCCCGTGGCGGGCCGGATGCCGGGGCACATGAACGTCCTCCTGGCGGAGGCGGGGGTGGACTACGATAAGCTCAAGGACCTGGAGGAGATCAACCCCGAGTTTCCCACCGTGGACGTGGCGGTGGTCATCGGGGCCAACGACGTGGTGAACCCCGCCGCCCGCCGCCCGGGGAGCCCCCTTTACGGCATGCCCATCCTGGACGTGGACAAGGCCAAGAACGTCATCGTCATCAAGCGGGGGCAGGGGAAGGGGTTCGCCGGGGTGGAAAACGAGCTCTTCTATGCCGATAACACCCGCATGCTCTACGGGGACGCCCAGCAGGTGCTAACGCACCTTACCCAGGCCCTGAAAAAGCTTTAG
- a CDS encoding proton-translocating transhydrogenase family protein, translated as MEFGFWAALYIFVLTAFLGYELITRVPVILHTPLMSGSNFIHGVVVVGAMVVLGHAETGLEKLIGFLGVILGAANAAGGYAVTVRMLEMFEKKPGKGGGP; from the coding sequence ATGGAGTTCGGCTTCTGGGCAGCCCTTTACATCTTCGTGCTCACGGCCTTCTTGGGCTACGAGCTCATCACCCGGGTTCCGGTCATCCTCCACACCCCCCTCATGTCCGGGTCCAACTTCATCCACGGGGTGGTGGTGGTGGGGGCCATGGTGGTCCTGGGGCATGCGGAAACCGGTTTGGAAAAGCTCATCGGCTTCCTGGGCGTGATCCTGGGGGCAGCCAACGCCGCCGGGGGCTACGCCGTCACCGTGCGTATGCTGGAAATGTTTGAGAAAAAGCCTGGGAAAGGGGGTGGTCCGTAA
- a CDS encoding NAD(P) transhydrogenase subunit alpha: MVTVAVPKERAPGERRVALVPEVVARLVKGGARVRVERGAGEGAYHPDAAYLEAGAEVVERGELLRGANLLFTVQPPPEDLIGALEPGAIVVGFVQAHKNPELVRALAAKKATVIAMELIPRITRAQSMDALSSQATVAGYLAAVHAARLSPRFFPMLTTAAGTIRPAKVMVMGVGVAGLMAIATAKRLGAQVFAYDVRKAAVEQAVSLGAKPIELPISAEGEGGYARELTEEEKRIQHEALREHVAGMDVLITTAQVPGRRAPILLTEDMMERLKPGTVVVDLAAESGGNCVLTKPGEVVEVRGVRIYGPLNLPSELSVHASEMYAKNLFNLSSLLIEKGAFAPKWEDEIIQGALLMKEGEILHGPTKALLGGA; encoded by the coding sequence ATGGTGACCGTAGCGGTTCCCAAGGAACGGGCTCCCGGGGAAAGGAGGGTAGCCCTGGTGCCCGAGGTGGTGGCCCGCCTGGTCAAGGGGGGTGCCCGGGTGCGGGTGGAACGGGGTGCCGGGGAAGGCGCCTACCACCCGGACGCCGCCTATCTGGAAGCGGGCGCAGAGGTGGTGGAGCGAGGTGAGCTCCTAAGGGGCGCCAACCTCCTCTTCACCGTTCAGCCGCCTCCGGAAGACCTCATCGGGGCGCTAGAGCCAGGGGCCATCGTGGTGGGCTTTGTCCAGGCCCACAAGAACCCCGAGCTGGTGCGGGCGCTGGCGGCCAAAAAGGCCACGGTGATCGCCATGGAGCTCATCCCCCGCATCACCCGGGCCCAGAGCATGGACGCCCTCTCCAGCCAGGCCACGGTGGCGGGTTACCTAGCGGCGGTCCACGCGGCCCGGCTTTCCCCCCGCTTCTTCCCCATGCTCACCACGGCGGCGGGCACCATCCGCCCGGCCAAGGTGATGGTCATGGGGGTGGGGGTAGCGGGGCTCATGGCCATCGCCACCGCCAAGCGCTTGGGCGCCCAGGTCTTCGCCTACGACGTGCGCAAGGCGGCGGTGGAGCAGGCGGTCTCCTTGGGGGCCAAGCCCATTGAGCTCCCCATCAGCGCCGAGGGGGAGGGCGGCTACGCCCGGGAGCTTACCGAGGAGGAAAAGCGCATCCAGCACGAGGCCTTGCGGGAGCACGTGGCGGGCATGGATGTCCTCATCACCACGGCGCAGGTACCGGGCCGCCGCGCCCCCATCCTCCTCACCGAGGACATGATGGAAAGGCTCAAGCCCGGCACCGTGGTGGTGGACCTGGCGGCCGAGAGCGGGGGCAACTGCGTCCTCACCAAGCCGGGGGAGGTGGTGGAGGTGCGGGGGGTGCGGATCTACGGCCCCCTGAACCTCCCAAGCGAGCTTTCCGTGCACGCCTCGGAGATGTACGCCAAGAACCTCTTCAACCTCTCTAGCCTCCTCATAGAAAAGGGCGCGTTCGCCCCCAAGTGGGAGGACGAGATCATCCAGGGAGCGCTTCTGATGAAGGAAGGGGAGATCCTGCACGGGCCCACCAAGGCCCTTCTGGGAGGTGCGTGA